Proteins from a genomic interval of Diaminobutyricimonas aerilata:
- a CDS encoding MFS transporter gives MTSDAPRPDRGFGALWIAAGTANLGDGVVLVALPLIALLIGSSPAEVAAITVIATAAWPVLGLHAGWIVDRVPRRGLLVTVNAARAAVFGAVGAAALADALSFPLLAVAAAVFGVTETLADTALVAAVPELVVPQRLTVANARLEATTNIANQLAGPPLAGVLVAVGASAALATGGALYAAAAASLAMLGRAGVRSTAPRAPQPRTGVLAGLRYLWRHDLQRPLTLLTASMNLVWGAWTAVFVLAAVAPGPLALSSTAYGLVLAAMAVGGVLASTVVGRVQRRLGTALVLLLDCVGTVLLVLPVALGAPVWVVVAGLVVAGAGASVWRVLVATIRQRTTPSELLGRVYAASRVLSWGAVPVGAALAGAATELVGLPAAFLGAAVLACLNVVAFPVLWLRLARYDRDMGGEDVAEFANSRNRSSASRA, from the coding sequence ATGACGAGCGACGCGCCCCGCCCGGACCGCGGCTTCGGTGCCCTGTGGATCGCGGCCGGCACGGCCAACCTGGGCGACGGGGTCGTGCTCGTCGCCTTGCCGCTCATCGCCCTGCTCATCGGGTCATCGCCGGCGGAGGTCGCCGCGATCACGGTGATCGCCACCGCGGCGTGGCCCGTGCTCGGCCTGCACGCGGGGTGGATCGTCGACCGGGTGCCTCGACGTGGGCTGCTCGTGACGGTCAATGCGGCGCGGGCGGCGGTGTTCGGCGCGGTCGGTGCTGCGGCGCTCGCGGACGCGCTGTCGTTCCCGCTGCTCGCCGTTGCGGCGGCGGTGTTCGGGGTCACGGAGACGCTCGCCGACACGGCGCTCGTGGCGGCAGTTCCCGAACTCGTCGTTCCGCAACGGCTCACGGTGGCGAACGCACGACTGGAGGCGACCACGAACATCGCCAACCAGCTCGCCGGACCGCCCCTCGCCGGCGTGCTCGTCGCCGTCGGCGCGTCCGCGGCCCTCGCCACCGGGGGTGCGCTCTATGCCGCTGCGGCCGCCTCCCTCGCCATGCTCGGCCGTGCCGGCGTGCGGTCGACCGCTCCTCGTGCCCCGCAACCACGCACGGGTGTGCTCGCGGGTCTCCGCTACCTGTGGCGGCACGACCTGCAGCGTCCGCTCACCTTGCTCACCGCCTCGATGAACCTCGTATGGGGCGCCTGGACGGCCGTGTTCGTGCTCGCCGCGGTCGCCCCCGGGCCGCTCGCGCTGTCGAGCACCGCGTACGGACTCGTGCTCGCCGCGATGGCGGTCGGCGGCGTCCTCGCGTCGACGGTGGTGGGTCGGGTGCAGCGCCGCCTCGGCACGGCCCTCGTGCTCCTGCTCGATTGCGTCGGCACCGTGCTGCTCGTGCTCCCGGTCGCCCTCGGCGCCCCGGTCTGGGTCGTGGTGGCCGGCCTCGTGGTCGCGGGCGCCGGAGCGAGTGTGTGGCGGGTGCTCGTCGCGACGATCCGACAGCGCACGACGCCGTCGGAGCTGCTCGGCCGGGTCTACGCCGCCTCTCGGGTGCTCAGCTGGGGCGCGGTGCCGGTCGGCGCCGCGCTAGCCGGAGCGGCGACGGAGCTGGTCGGGCTCCCGGCGGCGTTCCTCGGCGCCGCGGTGCTCGCGTGCCTCAATGTCGTCGCCTTCCCGGTTCTCTGGCTCCGCCTCGCGCGATACGACCGGGACATGGGGGGAGAGGATGTAGCCGAGTTCGCCAATAGCAGAAATCGTTCCTCCGCGTCAAGGGCCTGA
- a CDS encoding CGNR zinc finger domain-containing protein encodes MGSLDHVANDVALEFANSVNERPHPRVDWFADARSAATWTESMGWTAGQLDDAGLDALRELRETIHRIARAFLDGTVPASGDLAALARAHATGLRVIGVQATDGRLHRAWPEIESGASLAARAASAAMALFESERLTRLRACPSCGWLFVDVSRNGGRRWCSMEMCGARSKARAYYRRGHGD; translated from the coding sequence ATGGGATCCCTCGACCACGTTGCGAACGACGTCGCGCTCGAGTTCGCCAACTCGGTCAACGAGCGACCGCATCCGCGGGTCGACTGGTTCGCGGATGCGCGTAGCGCCGCCACCTGGACCGAGTCGATGGGGTGGACGGCCGGGCAGCTGGACGACGCCGGCCTCGACGCGCTCCGGGAGCTCCGCGAGACGATCCACCGCATCGCCCGTGCGTTCCTCGACGGCACGGTCCCCGCATCCGGCGACCTCGCCGCGCTCGCCCGCGCCCACGCGACCGGCCTGCGGGTGATCGGGGTGCAGGCGACCGACGGTCGCCTGCACCGGGCCTGGCCGGAGATCGAGTCGGGTGCGTCCCTCGCCGCCCGTGCCGCGAGCGCGGCGATGGCGCTCTTCGAGAGCGAGCGGCTCACGCGGTTGCGGGCGTGTCCGTCGTGCGGGTGGCTCTTCGTCGACGTCAGCCGGAACGGCGGGCGTCGCTGGTGCTCGATGGAGATGTGCGGAGCGCGCAGCAAGGCGCGGGCCTACTACCGCCGCGGGCACGGCGACTGA
- the acs gene encoding acetate--CoA ligase, whose amino-acid sequence MSAAIENLGTESRVFDPPAEFTARANVGPEQYDAMIAAAAADPVAWWEQQAARLEWETPWHTAHSWQPAQRQADGEYSVPHAEWFAGGRLNVAVNCVDRHVRAGRGDKVAFHFEGEPGDRATVTYADLQRRVSQAANALTALGVGKGDRVVVYLPVLIETVVITLAIARIGAIHSLVFGGFSAEALRFRVEDTGAKLLVTSDGQFRRGTAVPVKAQADAAVAGNAAVEHVLVVRRTGDATPDIPWTEGRDVWWHDVVDTASEVHDAEAFDAETPLFIIYTSGTTGRPKGLVHTSGGYLTQASWTHWALFDAKDDDVYWCTADLAWVTAHTYELYGPLSNGITSVIFEGTPNTPHPGRHFEIIERYGVTTYYTAPTLIRSLMSWFPDGPPAQWDLSSIRLLGTVGEAINPEAWVWFRRHLGADRAPVVDTWWQSETGAAIAAPVPGVTPLKPGSATRALPGVTVRVVDDAGEDVPAGSGGALVIDGTWPSMARTVWGDPARYRDAYWTRVPGSYLAGDGARLDADGDLWLLGRMDDVINVSGHRLSTIEIESALVAHPDVAEAGVVGAADPTTGQAVVAFVVPNRGADGADPTARLRAHLATAIGPIAKPREVHVVPDLPKTRSGKIMRRLLVDLLDGRPLGDATSLQDETVLERIAEALRR is encoded by the coding sequence ATGAGCGCTGCGATCGAGAACCTCGGCACCGAGTCCCGCGTCTTCGACCCGCCCGCGGAGTTCACCGCGCGGGCGAACGTCGGCCCCGAGCAGTACGACGCGATGATCGCGGCGGCGGCGGCCGACCCGGTCGCGTGGTGGGAGCAGCAGGCGGCGCGGCTGGAGTGGGAGACGCCGTGGCACACGGCGCACTCGTGGCAGCCCGCGCAGCGACAGGCCGACGGGGAGTACAGCGTGCCGCACGCCGAGTGGTTCGCCGGCGGGCGGCTCAACGTCGCCGTCAACTGCGTCGACCGGCACGTGCGGGCCGGCCGCGGCGACAAGGTCGCGTTCCACTTCGAGGGGGAGCCGGGTGATCGAGCGACCGTCACCTACGCGGACCTGCAGCGGCGGGTGTCGCAGGCCGCGAACGCGCTCACCGCGCTCGGCGTCGGGAAGGGCGACCGCGTCGTCGTGTACCTGCCGGTACTCATCGAGACCGTCGTCATCACCCTCGCGATCGCGCGGATCGGCGCCATCCACTCGCTCGTGTTCGGCGGGTTCTCCGCCGAGGCGCTGCGCTTCCGCGTCGAAGACACCGGCGCGAAACTGCTCGTCACCTCCGACGGGCAGTTCCGCCGGGGCACCGCGGTGCCGGTGAAGGCGCAGGCGGATGCGGCGGTCGCCGGCAACGCGGCGGTCGAGCATGTGCTCGTGGTGCGGCGCACCGGCGACGCGACGCCGGACATCCCGTGGACGGAGGGGCGGGACGTGTGGTGGCACGACGTCGTCGACACGGCCTCCGAGGTGCACGACGCGGAGGCGTTCGACGCGGAGACGCCGCTGTTCATCATCTACACCTCGGGCACCACGGGGCGCCCGAAGGGCCTCGTGCACACCTCCGGCGGCTACCTCACGCAGGCGTCGTGGACCCACTGGGCGCTCTTCGACGCCAAGGACGACGACGTGTACTGGTGCACGGCGGACCTCGCCTGGGTCACCGCCCACACCTACGAGCTCTACGGCCCGCTCTCGAACGGCATCACGTCGGTCATCTTCGAGGGCACGCCGAACACCCCGCACCCCGGCCGGCACTTCGAGATCATCGAGCGCTACGGCGTCACGACGTACTACACGGCCCCGACGCTCATCCGCAGCCTCATGTCGTGGTTCCCCGACGGTCCGCCGGCGCAGTGGGACCTGTCGAGCATCCGCCTTCTCGGCACGGTGGGGGAGGCGATCAACCCGGAGGCCTGGGTGTGGTTCCGCCGGCACCTCGGCGCCGATCGGGCGCCGGTCGTCGACACGTGGTGGCAGTCCGAGACGGGTGCGGCGATCGCGGCCCCCGTGCCGGGAGTCACCCCGCTCAAGCCGGGCTCCGCGACGCGCGCCCTCCCCGGGGTCACCGTGCGGGTCGTCGACGACGCGGGAGAGGACGTGCCCGCCGGCTCCGGCGGCGCCCTCGTGATCGACGGCACCTGGCCGTCGATGGCGCGCACCGTGTGGGGCGACCCGGCGCGATACCGCGACGCGTACTGGACGCGGGTTCCGGGTTCGTACCTCGCGGGTGACGGGGCCCGCCTCGACGCGGACGGCGACCTGTGGCTGCTCGGGCGCATGGACGACGTGATCAACGTCTCCGGTCACCGCCTCTCGACGATCGAGATCGAGTCCGCCCTCGTCGCGCATCCGGATGTCGCCGAGGCCGGGGTGGTGGGAGCCGCGGATCCGACCACCGGCCAGGCCGTCGTGGCCTTCGTCGTGCCGAACCGGGGTGCGGACGGCGCGGACCCCACCGCCCGGTTGCGGGCGCACCTCGCCACGGCGATCGGGCCGATCGCGAAACCGCGCGAGGTGCACGTCGTGCCGGACCTGCCGAAGACCCGCTCCGGCAAGATCATGCGCCGGCTGCTCGTCGACCTCCTCGACGGACGGCCGCTCGGCGACGCGACGTCGCTGCAGGACGAGACCGTCCTCGAGCGCATCGCGGAGGCCCTGCGTCGTTGA
- a CDS encoding ABC transporter permease — protein MTRALLRRALAVEGMKTATGAAPRGAALALVLGTLALAVGMTAAVAAGNTLVTERLGALGDLEGWSRLLAVVAQITAAASVLAFGVALAWIFGREFTEGTITGMFALPVPRSLFAVAKLVCFVVWAVVAALLLVAGTVAVGIAFGYGSPGDEWPAVGRQLAMTFLSALLVTPVAWVTTVTRSLLAGVASTIAIIVIAQVSVIAGIGGWMPFAAPALWALTPDDVTPGQLAAVLLVPLVSGVATSVAWRRLQLDR, from the coding sequence GTGACGCGCGCCCTGCTCCGCCGCGCTCTCGCCGTCGAGGGGATGAAGACGGCGACGGGTGCCGCTCCGCGCGGAGCGGCGCTGGCTCTCGTTCTCGGCACGCTCGCCCTGGCGGTGGGGATGACCGCGGCGGTGGCCGCGGGCAACACGCTCGTCACCGAACGTCTCGGCGCGCTCGGCGACCTGGAGGGCTGGTCCCGGCTGCTCGCGGTGGTGGCGCAGATCACCGCGGCCGCATCCGTTCTCGCCTTCGGAGTCGCACTCGCGTGGATCTTCGGGCGGGAGTTCACGGAGGGCACGATCACCGGCATGTTCGCGCTGCCCGTGCCCCGGTCGCTCTTCGCCGTCGCGAAGCTCGTCTGCTTCGTCGTGTGGGCCGTGGTCGCGGCGCTCCTCCTGGTCGCCGGCACCGTCGCGGTCGGGATCGCGTTCGGTTACGGCTCGCCGGGTGACGAGTGGCCCGCGGTCGGGCGGCAGCTCGCCATGACCTTCCTGTCGGCGTTGCTCGTGACGCCCGTGGCCTGGGTGACCACGGTGACACGCAGCCTCCTCGCCGGGGTGGCGAGCACGATCGCCATCATCGTGATCGCCCAGGTGTCGGTCATCGCCGGGATCGGTGGGTGGATGCCCTTCGCGGCGCCCGCGCTCTGGGCCCTGACACCGGATGACGTGACGCCCGGGCAGCTCGCGGCCGTGCTCCTGGTGCCGCTCGTGTCGGGTGTGGCGACGTCGGTCGCCTGGCGGAGGCTGCAGCTCGACCGCTGA
- a CDS encoding ABC transporter ATP-binding protein produces MALEHPVDVRAVARRFGRTAGVNGIDLTVAHGEIHALVGLNGAGKSTLLRLILGMLRPEAGSVRVAGSDVARGGSWSRVGHLIDAPLAYPAMTVRQNLRAVATLHGIPRSLADERIAGLSTEFRLDEYLDVRFGRLSLGNRQRLGLAAALVHEPEVIVLDEPGNALDPSGVILLRNALASRAARGSAVLVSSHHLDEVARIAHRITVINRGRVIGSLAPDAVDIERAFFSLVLADEEASS; encoded by the coding sequence ATGGCGCTCGAGCACCCCGTCGACGTGCGTGCAGTCGCACGCCGATTCGGCCGCACCGCGGGCGTGAACGGGATCGATCTGACCGTCGCCCACGGCGAGATCCACGCACTCGTCGGACTCAATGGAGCCGGCAAGTCCACTCTGCTGCGTCTGATCCTCGGCATGCTGCGGCCCGAGGCCGGCTCCGTCCGGGTCGCCGGATCCGACGTGGCCAGAGGGGGGAGCTGGTCGCGCGTCGGACACCTCATCGATGCGCCTCTGGCCTATCCCGCGATGACGGTCCGGCAGAACCTCCGTGCCGTGGCGACCCTGCACGGCATACCCCGATCCCTCGCCGATGAGCGCATCGCCGGGCTGTCGACCGAATTCCGCCTGGACGAGTACCTCGACGTGCGCTTCGGGCGCTTGTCCCTCGGCAACCGCCAGCGCCTCGGACTGGCGGCGGCCCTCGTGCACGAGCCGGAGGTGATCGTGCTCGATGAACCGGGCAACGCCCTCGACCCGTCCGGCGTGATCCTGCTGCGCAACGCGCTCGCGAGCCGAGCCGCCCGAGGCAGCGCGGTGCTCGTCTCCAGCCACCACCTCGACGAGGTGGCCCGCATCGCGCATCGCATCACCGTGATCAACCGCGGCCGCGTGATCGGATCGCTCGCCCCGGACGCCGTGGACATCGAGCGCGCGTTCTTCTCGCTCGTCCTGGCGGATGAGGAGGCTTCGTCGTGA
- a CDS encoding GNAT family N-acetyltransferase yields MPLSIPTLRHGEVTVRPIRVRDARVLERELMANRSWLRKWEATSPTGPISFDTRASIRSLLANARDGVGLPFAIESRGEFAGQLNVSSIAYGSLSSATIGYWVSERFAGRGLTPTAVALATDHCFFGMGLHRMEICIRPENAPSLRVVQKLGFRYEGLRRRYIHINGDWRDHFCFALTVEDVPAGVLNRWVEGRAPSEDADIPEADRIKALSAPRPRP; encoded by the coding sequence ATGCCCCTCTCCATCCCCACGTTGCGTCACGGCGAGGTGACGGTGCGGCCGATCCGGGTGCGCGACGCCCGGGTGCTCGAACGCGAGCTCATGGCGAATCGCAGCTGGCTGCGCAAGTGGGAGGCGACCAGCCCGACCGGGCCGATCTCCTTCGACACGCGCGCCAGCATCCGCTCTCTGCTCGCCAACGCCCGGGATGGGGTGGGGCTGCCGTTCGCGATCGAGTCGCGCGGCGAGTTCGCCGGTCAGCTCAACGTCTCGTCGATCGCCTACGGCTCCTTGTCGTCGGCGACGATCGGCTACTGGGTGTCCGAGCGTTTCGCCGGGCGCGGACTCACGCCCACGGCGGTCGCGCTCGCGACGGACCACTGCTTCTTCGGCATGGGCCTGCACCGCATGGAGATCTGCATCCGCCCCGAGAATGCGCCGAGCCTGCGGGTGGTGCAGAAGCTGGGGTTCCGCTACGAGGGACTGCGTCGGCGCTACATCCACATCAACGGCGACTGGCGCGACCACTTCTGCTTCGCGTTGACGGTCGAGGATGTGCCGGCCGGCGTGCTCAACCGCTGGGTCGAGGGCCGCGCGCCGAGCGAGGACGCCGACATCCCCGAGGCGGACCGCATCAAGGCGCTGTCCGCTCCGCGACCGCGGCCCTGA
- the galU gene encoding UTP--glucose-1-phosphate uridylyltransferase GalU, which translates to MGEPITKAVIPAAGLGTRFLPATKAMPKEMLPVVDKPAIQYVVEEAVECGLTDVLVITGRNKHALANHFDRVTELEAALQLKGDEERLRRVNKSSDLANMHYVRQGDPLGLGHAVLRAKMHVGHQSFAVLLGDDIIDERDALLSRMIEVAQEKNTSVVALLEVDPAQTSMYGIATVEATGDDDVVRITGMVEKPSPEDAPSNLAIIGRYVLRPEVFEVLENTAPGKGGEIQLTDALQEMAKDDAVGGVYGIVFRGRRYDTGDRLDYIKAIVQIAVDRDDLGADVRSWLKDFVGRLD; encoded by the coding sequence ATGGGCGAACCGATCACCAAAGCTGTCATTCCCGCCGCCGGGCTGGGCACACGATTCCTGCCGGCGACCAAGGCCATGCCGAAGGAGATGCTCCCGGTCGTGGACAAGCCGGCCATCCAGTACGTCGTGGAGGAGGCGGTCGAGTGCGGCCTGACCGACGTGCTCGTGATCACCGGACGCAACAAGCACGCGCTCGCGAACCACTTCGACCGCGTCACCGAGCTCGAGGCGGCGCTGCAGCTCAAGGGTGACGAGGAGCGGCTGCGCCGCGTCAACAAGTCGAGCGACCTCGCCAACATGCACTACGTGCGCCAAGGCGACCCGCTGGGACTCGGGCACGCCGTGCTGCGGGCCAAGATGCACGTGGGCCACCAGTCGTTCGCCGTGCTGCTCGGTGACGACATCATCGACGAGCGCGACGCTCTGCTCTCCCGCATGATCGAGGTCGCACAGGAGAAGAACACCTCCGTCGTCGCTCTGCTCGAGGTCGACCCCGCCCAGACGAGCATGTACGGCATCGCGACCGTCGAGGCGACCGGCGACGACGACGTGGTGCGGATCACCGGCATGGTCGAGAAGCCCTCCCCGGAGGACGCCCCCTCGAACCTGGCCATCATCGGCCGCTACGTGCTGCGCCCCGAGGTGTTCGAGGTGCTCGAGAACACGGCGCCCGGCAAGGGCGGCGAGATCCAGCTGACGGATGCGCTGCAAGAGATGGCGAAGGACGACGCGGTCGGCGGCGTGTACGGCATCGTCTTCCGCGGCCGCCGCTACGACACCGGCGATCGGCTCGACTACATCAAGGCCATCGTGCAGATCGCCGTCGACCGCGACGACCTCGGCGCCGACGTGCGCTCGTGGCTCAAGGACTTCGTCGGGCGGCTCGACTAG
- a CDS encoding 5-formyltetrahydrofolate cyclo-ligase yields MTDAVANAKRALRAELRERRRTMTEPEREAASSRLTQHLVDLASDLGVRRIAAYLSRPDEPDVRPFVDWAWRQDIEVLLPVSRNDGLLDWAPYDAGAEEADHLGMPTPTSELLSPLAINEVDLIVVPAASVDRTGMRMGWGRGYFDKTLGSMEKCPPVYAVLFDSEVVDEVPRERHDRPVDGVVTPSGITHFSR; encoded by the coding sequence ATGACCGACGCGGTGGCGAACGCCAAACGCGCTCTCCGCGCAGAGCTGCGCGAACGGCGACGCACGATGACGGAGCCGGAGCGCGAAGCCGCGTCGAGCCGGCTGACGCAGCACCTGGTGGACCTCGCGAGCGACCTCGGCGTGCGCAGGATCGCCGCCTACCTCTCCCGCCCCGACGAGCCGGACGTCCGTCCGTTCGTCGACTGGGCGTGGCGGCAGGACATCGAGGTGCTGTTGCCCGTCTCGCGGAACGACGGGCTGCTCGACTGGGCACCGTACGACGCCGGCGCGGAGGAGGCGGATCACCTCGGCATGCCGACGCCGACGAGCGAGCTGCTGAGCCCCCTCGCGATCAACGAGGTCGACCTCATCGTCGTGCCGGCGGCCTCGGTCGACCGCACGGGCATGCGGATGGGCTGGGGCCGCGGATACTTCGACAAGACCCTCGGATCCATGGAGAAGTGTCCGCCGGTTTATGCTGTTCTCTTCGACAGCGAGGTCGTCGACGAGGTGCCTCGCGAGCGGCATGACCGCCCCGTCGACGGCGTCGTCACCCCATCCGGCATCACTCATTTCTCGAGGTAA
- a CDS encoding FmdB family zinc ribbon protein translates to MPTYSYRCTECGTAFDIQQAFTDDALTECPTCGGKLRKLFSAVGVTFNGSGFYRTDSRAKPSSSSSSSESKGSSSSSSGSSSSGSSSSGSSSSGSSGSSGSSGSSAA, encoded by the coding sequence TTGCCCACCTATTCCTACCGCTGCACCGAGTGCGGCACCGCGTTCGACATCCAGCAGGCGTTCACCGACGACGCACTTACCGAGTGCCCCACCTGCGGCGGCAAGCTCCGCAAGCTGTTCAGCGCCGTCGGGGTGACCTTCAACGGGTCGGGGTTCTACCGCACCGACAGCCGCGCCAAGCCGTCGTCGTCGTCGTCGTCGTCGGAGTCGAAGGGTTCGTCGTCGTCGTCTTCGGGGTCTTCATCGTCCGGCTCGAGCTCCTCCGGTTCCTCCTCGTCGGGGTCGTCAGGGTCGTCAGGGTCGTCAGGGTCGAGCGCCGCCTAG
- the mscL gene encoding large conductance mechanosensitive channel protein MscL, whose amino-acid sequence MLKGFKEFLLRGNVVDLAVAVVIGTAFTAIVTSLVTNVFNPAIGALFNASTLDDALIVTIPSFTGDGADLRFGAVLGALLQFLIVAAVVYFVLVMPINHLKRVAFAKKEQGEKPVAADTPPTELELLKDIRDLIAKGQTAEGLGAGHDGKHTA is encoded by the coding sequence ATGCTCAAGGGTTTCAAGGAGTTCCTGCTGCGCGGGAACGTCGTCGACCTCGCCGTCGCCGTCGTGATCGGAACGGCGTTCACGGCGATCGTGACCTCGCTCGTCACGAATGTGTTCAACCCCGCGATCGGCGCGCTCTTCAACGCGAGCACCCTCGACGACGCGCTCATCGTCACGATCCCGTCGTTCACCGGGGACGGCGCGGACCTGCGTTTCGGCGCCGTGCTCGGCGCCCTGCTGCAGTTCCTCATCGTCGCCGCGGTCGTGTACTTCGTGCTCGTGATGCCGATCAACCACCTCAAGCGGGTGGCGTTCGCCAAGAAGGAGCAGGGCGAGAAGCCCGTCGCCGCCGACACTCCCCCGACGGAGCTCGAACTGCTCAAGGACATCCGCGACCTCATCGCGAAGGGCCAGACCGCCGAGGGACTCGGCGCGGGTCACGACGGCAAGCACACCGCCTGA